A portion of the Glycine max cultivar Williams 82 chromosome 10, Glycine_max_v4.0, whole genome shotgun sequence genome contains these proteins:
- the LOC100786994 gene encoding uncharacterized protein LOC100786994 precursor: MDFESRRLHLLISVVAIIALSFTAEKCRELVGEEGSSQSGKFTILNCFDMGSGTVACAVKEGVKLYFYNIRSSHAERARSQAIESALVDAVTQGMSPTDSAKHAQKEGKKAAKLASRQAKRIIGPIISSGWDFFEAIYYGGTVTEGFLRGTGTLFGTYAGGFLGEQRLGRIGYLLGSHLGSWVGGRIGLMVYDVVNGVHLLLQFVQTGEIEVHEKSKRSESSSFFGETPVYDSSEGSGVYESPPSEESYAYESTERQSYETYEDSEL; this comes from the coding sequence CTGAAAAATGCAGGGAACTTGTTGGGGAGGAGGGGTCATCCCAGAGTGGAAAGTTTACAATCTTAAATTGCTTTGATATGGGTTCTGGAACTGTAGCATGTGCTgtcaaggaaggtgtgaagctCTATTTTTACAATATTAGGTCTTCTCATGCTGAAAGAGCGAGGAGTCAAGCAATTGAGTCTGCCCTCGTTGATGCTGTTACTCAGGGGATGTCCCCAACAGATTCAGCAAAACATGCACAGAAAGAAGGTAAGAAGGCAGCAAAATTGGCTTCCCGTCAAGCCAAGCGGATTATAGGTCCCATCATTTCCTCTGGATGGGACTTTTTTGAAGCTATTTACTATGGTGGTACTGTCACAGAAGGGTTCCTTAGAGGCACTGGTACTTTGTTTGGTACTTATGCTGGAGGGTTCCTTGGGGAGCAAAGGCTTGGTAGAATTGGCTATCTTCTTGGAAGTCACCTGGGCAGTTGGGTTGGTGGTAGAATAGGATTAATGGTTTATGATGTGGTCAATGGAGTGCATTTGTTGTTGCAATTTGTTCAGACAGGAGAAATTGAAGTTCATGAAAAATCCAAACGATCTGAAAGTTCCTCCTTTTTTGGGGAAACTCCTGTTTATGACAGCTCTGAAGGCTCTGGTGTTTATGAGTCACCTCCCAGTGAAGAATCCTATGCCTATGAATCTACTGAACGTCAGAGCTATGAAACATATGAAGATTCTGAACTGTGA